Proteins encoded within one genomic window of Flavobacterium oreochromis:
- a CDS encoding LolA family protein, with amino-acid sequence MKKSLIILLFFCQGMRSQNAEAILKKATSCFEQNKSISFVSKYQLFKTYTSKEVIEYYVGAFKKSGNEIYQKIGNTEFIQSNNKSLKIINKEKTMVYSANVAALNQNAFDLKLLEKTYKVKTAIDRKDYWEIELESKQFTSVIYGKIVLWITKNYTLKKQLFYYSIAVDFSKKHNKNDLEMPRLEVDIQDVNLNASIPKNIFDMSSYVAVLGSTIKPIGKYSKYKVIVQK; translated from the coding sequence ATGAAAAAAAGTTTGATAATACTGTTATTTTTTTGTCAAGGGATGCGTTCGCAGAATGCAGAGGCCATCCTCAAGAAAGCAACCAGTTGTTTTGAACAAAACAAATCCATTTCATTCGTATCCAAATATCAACTGTTTAAAACCTATACTTCAAAAGAAGTTATAGAGTATTATGTGGGGGCTTTTAAGAAAAGTGGGAATGAGATTTATCAAAAGATAGGAAATACCGAATTTATTCAGTCAAATAATAAATCGCTAAAGATTATTAATAAAGAAAAAACCATGGTATATTCTGCAAACGTGGCTGCTTTGAATCAGAATGCTTTTGATCTAAAATTGTTAGAAAAAACATATAAGGTAAAAACCGCCATTGATCGTAAAGATTACTGGGAGATAGAATTAGAATCCAAACAATTTACCAGTGTTATTTATGGCAAGATAGTACTTTGGATCACTAAAAATTATACATTGAAAAAACAATTGTTTTATTATAGTATTGCTGTTGATTTTTCAAAAAAGCATAATAAAAATGATCTAGAAATGCCACGGCTAGAAGTAGATATTCAAGATGTTAATCTAAATGCATCCATACCTAAAAACATTTTTGATATGTCTAGTTACGTAGCTGTTTTAGGTAGTACAATAAAAC
- a CDS encoding leucine-rich repeat domain-containing protein: protein MKLIKKIIFCILILCVSNSMLAQELTDSEIGLDVERLTPKLQERRIMRSEVIEQKEKNKEKITSQYEEKNSTNIADKLSTVEDIPESEKKALLAFYIATGGDKWNNTIGNKGKWDFNTPVTSWTSDGRGWYGIDVFNGHVTNISFTTDNNLNGAVIDLSALTELASIKLSYNPKLGGNINFIANNYKLHTIHFRHNGLFGDLSSITNLTNLVFFVNTFNKIGGEIPMEISKLEKLNHLVISNTQISGGLSHLGLLTSLDTLEFFDNEKNNKITDPDYNNKEIPSNFSNLINLRYLNLGSNGLARNLQVIGSLKKLKGLVISANNFKGSLPDSFLKLSDLEGVLLSQNGFTDINNLKNSNKISLLLCDHNKLTAFPDFIGNFLNLRRFLLNDNEISGFLPATYLNIVNVLGEFNVQGNKLRFIDLVDSVSFLSVILFLITTKRKLILQKQKIKRKDNR from the coding sequence ATGAAATTAATTAAAAAAATAATATTTTGTATTCTAATACTTTGTGTTAGTAATAGCATGCTGGCTCAGGAATTAACAGATAGTGAAATTGGGCTAGATGTGGAACGCCTAACCCCAAAACTTCAAGAAAGACGTATTATGCGGTCAGAAGTTATTGAGCAAAAAGAAAAAAATAAAGAAAAGATAACTAGTCAATATGAAGAGAAAAATTCGACTAATATAGCGGATAAACTATCAACAGTTGAAGATATTCCAGAAAGTGAAAAAAAAGCTTTGTTAGCATTTTATATTGCGACTGGTGGTGACAAATGGAATAACACGATCGGAAATAAAGGAAAATGGGATTTTAATACACCAGTGACCAGTTGGACTTCGGATGGAAGAGGGTGGTATGGAATTGATGTATTCAATGGACATGTTACTAACATTAGCTTTACAACTGATAATAATTTAAATGGGGCTGTTATTGACTTGTCTGCTTTAACAGAATTAGCAAGTATAAAATTATCTTATAATCCTAAATTAGGTGGTAATATTAATTTTATTGCAAATAATTATAAGTTACATACTATTCATTTTAGACATAATGGCTTGTTTGGGGATTTATCATCAATTACAAACTTGACTAATTTAGTTTTTTTTGTAAATACTTTTAATAAAATTGGTGGTGAAATTCCTATGGAAATATCGAAGTTAGAAAAATTAAATCACTTAGTGATTTCAAATACACAAATATCTGGAGGATTATCCCATTTAGGCTTATTAACTTCTTTAGATACATTAGAATTCTTTGATAATGAAAAAAATAATAAAATAACAGATCCTGATTATAATAATAAGGAAATTCCTAGTAATTTCTCGAATTTGATTAACCTTAGATATTTAAATTTAGGATCTAATGGTTTAGCAAGAAATTTACAGGTTATTGGTTCTTTAAAAAAATTGAAAGGACTAGTAATATCCGCAAACAATTTTAAAGGTTCTTTACCTGATTCATTTTTAAAACTTTCAGATTTAGAAGGGGTATTATTAAGTCAAAATGGTTTTACAGATATTAACAATCTAAAAAATTCAAACAAAATTTCTCTTTTGTTATGTGATCATAATAAACTTACAGCTTTTCCTGATTTTATAGGGAATTTTCTTAATTTAAGAAGGTTTTTGTTAAATGATAATGAGATTTCTGGTTTTTTGCCTGCTACCTATTTAAATATTGTTAATGTGTTAGGTGAATTTAATGTTCAAGGAAATAAACTTAGATTTATTGATTTAGTAGATTCAGTTTCTTTTTTAAGCGTAATTCTTTTTCTTATAACTACCAAGCGAAAACTGATTCTCCAAAAACAGAAAATAAAGCGCAAGGACAATCGCTGA